In Kryptolebias marmoratus isolate JLee-2015 linkage group LG11, ASM164957v2, whole genome shotgun sequence, the following proteins share a genomic window:
- the ckap5 gene encoding cytoskeleton-associated protein 5 isoform X2 encodes MGDDSEWMKLPIDQKCEHKVWKARLNGYEEALKLFQRIQDEKSPEWGKFLGLIKKFVTESNAVAQLKGLEAALVFIENAHVAGKTAGEVVSGVVTKVFNQPKARAKELGADICLMYVEIEKAEVVQDELLKGLDNKNPKIVVACIETLRKALSEFGSKIVMLKLVVKVLPKQFESREKAVRDEAKLLAVEIYRWIRDALRPPLQNINSVQLKELEEEWTKLPSSPPKQSRFLRSQQDLKAKFEQQQAQGGEQSDGEDEEQAVAAVDPYDLLEPVEILSKMPKDFYEKIEAKKWQERKEALEAVEVLTKNPKLENGDYGDLVRALKKVVGKDANVMLVSMAAKCLAALASGLRKKFGSYAGQVVPTILEKFKEKKLQVVQALQEAIDAIFLTTTLQNLSEDILAVMDNKNPSIKQQASLFLARSFRHCTQATLPKSLLKPFCAALIKQVNDSAPEVRDAAFEALGTAMKVVGEKAVNLFLADLDKLKLDKIKECADKVELPGGRKGAAGGAAEKKPGAKAAPAAEPPSRSSAPPKKTQTAAASKPSSGPPKKGKAASSAGGKTKKTSDSKEVAETELSPEACEDLAAGVLPASCLQQLDSANWKERLASMEEFQRAVETMDKAVMPCQALVRMLAKKPGWKETNFQVMQMKLHIAALVAQRGQFSKTSASVVLDGLVDKIGDVKCGGNAKEALTAVGEACSLPWTAEQVVSMAFAQKNPKNQAETLNWLANAMKEFGFAGINVKGFINNVKTALGATNPAVRTAAITLLGVMHLYMGAPLRMFFEDEKPALLSQIDAEFEKMQGQSPPAPTRFTKKAAAEEEGDEGEEQDEDGGGGGGGGQDIMDLLPRTDISDKISSDLVSKIGDKNWKIRKEGLDETAAVISEAKFITANIGELPLALKGRLGDSNKILVQQTLSILQQLAAAMGPGLKQHVKALGFPIITVLGDSKPNLRTAAMVTLQAWVEQTGMKDWLEGEDLSEELKRENPFLRQEVFGWLSEKLPTLRTVPGDLMLCVPLLFTCLEDRNADVRKKAQDALPTFMMHLGYDKMIKATGKLKPASKDQVVAMLEKARAVMPAKPAVLAKSGGGKGSAEPSRAPSASRSAAASEDFSDSKSEPKKVRGGGGAAKKPPSPPEDPAPKDKESNGSKKPPSKGKAAAGSQQGPAGKKPGAKGQKDEEDKSGPIFILIPNAKEQRIKEEKQLKILKWNFITPRDEYVEQLKTQMSTCFAKWLQDELFHFDFQRHVKAIGVMMERLESESDATISCLDLILKWFTFRFFDTNTTVLMKVLEYLKLLFAMLNRENYHLTEYEANSFVPYLILKVGESKDVVRKDVRAILTMLCKVYPASKLFPFLMEGTKSKNSKQRAECLEELGCLIEGYGVNVCQPTPAKSLKEIAVHIGDRDTSVRNAALNTVVAVYNVCGDQVYKLIGNLSEKDMSMLEERIKRSAKKTHAAAPAKQNAAEKTQREHPTNPNATFLRKPAQEDPNKLKIMYRTYRIHSRQNAQHNEPSHPSIPKEFQLDLDMIERDQSRVSELPDLVQHKLDELLEPIMIPEPKIRSVSPHFDDLHNSTASTINFVISQVASGDISTSIQALAQIDEVLRQEDKADVMSGHIDQLLIATIMQLRLINSRYLAHDRVDKRDVIKLYSCIIGNMLSLFSVEPLAKEASVGVLKDLMHGLITLMLDSRVEDVEDGTQVIRSVNLLVIRVLEHSDQTNMISALLELLQDTLISTVVSSTFSELIMKCLWRMIRLLPETINSINLDRILLDVHNFMKVFPKEKLKQLKTDVPHRTLKTLLHTLCKLTGAKILDHLSMIENRNESELEPYLRRVVKQYGNLSGSKSDRGNEKGGLRTDDHMSKAKVSDVLSEIFKKIGSKENTKEGLMELYEYKQKYSDADLEPFLKNTSQFFQSYVERGLRMIESEREGKTRIQSSSVIPQHGVDSSLSSNNDELKPAVYYERLKILRQRQGLENTSRQGVGGNEDEPPQRPAISSLLSSKPPVASSTDMLHSKLSQLKESRELYQQEHNAHANSPTHGRSAPANLDDLKKRLERIKSNRQ; translated from the exons ATGGGGGACGATAGTGAGTGGATGAAGCTTCCCATCGACCAGAAATGTGAACATAAG GTGTGGAAAGCCCGACTGAACGGCTATGAAGAAGCTCTGAAGTTGTTCCAGAGGATCCAGGATGAGAAGAGTCCTGAGTGGGGGAAGTTCCTGGGCCTGATAAAGAAGTTTGTCACTGAATCGAACGCTGTAGCTCAGCTCAAAGGCCTGGAAGCTGCTCTGGTCTTCATCGAGAACGCGCACGTGGCTGGGAA GACGGCGGGGGAGGTGGTGTCGGGCGTGGTCACCAAAGTGTTCAACCAGCCGAAGGCCCGAGCCAAAGAGCTGGGCGCGGACATCTGCCTGATGTACGTGGAGATCGAGAAGGCCGAGGTGGTCCAGGACGAGCTGCTGAAAGGACTCGACAACAAGAACCCGAAGATCGTGGTGGCGTGCATTGAGACGCTCAGGAAGGCCCTCAG CGAGTTTGGATCTAAAATAGTGATGTTGAAGCTGGTGGTGAAGGTTTTACCCAAACAGTTTGAGTCCAGAGAGAAGGCCGTGAGAGACGAAGCCAAGCTGCTCGCTGTGGAAATCTACAGATGGATCCGAGACGCTCTGAGACCTCCGCTGCAGAACATCAACTCTGTACAG CtcaaggagctggaggaggagtgGACGAAGCTGCCTTCATCGCCTCCAAAGCAGAGCAGGTTCCTGCGCTCCCAGCAGGACCTGAAGGCAAAGTTTGAGCAGCAGCAAGCACAAGGAGGAGAGCAGTCTGATG gAGAGGATGAGGAGCAAGCAGTGGCAGCTGTGGATCCGTATGATCTGCTGGAACCTGTGGAAATTCTGTCCAAGATGCCCAAAGACTTCTACGAGAAGATT gaagCGAAGAAGTGGCAGGAGAGAAAAGAAGCTCTTGAAGCTGTCGAGGTTCTGACCAAGAACCCCAAACTGGAGAACGGAGACTACGGAGACCTGGTCCGAGCCCTGAAGAAG GTCGTGGGGAAAGATGCCAACGTGATGCTGGTGTCGATGGCCGCCAAGTGCCTGGCCGCGCTGGCCTCGGGCCTCAGGAAGAAGTTTGGATCATACGCAGGACAG GTGGTTCCAACTATTTTAGAGAAGTTTAAGGAGAAGAAGCTTCAGGTGGTCCAGGCCCTGCAGGAGGCCATCGATGCCATTTTTCTTACT ACGACTCTCCAGAACCTCTCCGAGGACATCCTGGCTGTGATGGACAATAAGAACCCTTCCATTAAGCAGCAGGCCTCACTGTTTCTAGCCCGGTCCTTCAGACACTGCACCCAGGCCACGCTGCCAAAGAGCCTCCTGAAGCCTTTCTGTGCTGCGCTCATCAAGCAAGTGAACGACTCGGCCCCGGAGGTCCGAGACGCTGCGTTTGAAGCGCTGGGGACGGCCATGAAGGTGGTGGGAGAGAAGGCTGTGAACCTGTTTCTGGCTGATTTGGATAAACTCAAACTGGATAAG ATCAAGGAGTGTGCTGATAAAGTGGAGCTCCCTGGAGGAAGGAAaggtgctgcaggaggagcagcagaaaagaAACCTGGAGCTaaagctgctcctgctgctgaacCTCCGTCCAGATCTTCTGCTCCACCCAAGAAGACCCAAACTGCTGCAGCCAGCAAG cCGTCATCCGGTCCTCCGAAAAAAGGCAAAGCAGCGTCTTCAGCTGGagggaagacaaagaaaacctcCGACAGCAAAGAAGTCGCAGAGACCGAACTCTCC CCTGAGGCGTGCGAGGACCTGGCGGCGGGCgtacttcctgcttcctgtctgcagcagctggactcGGCCAACTGGAAGGAGAGACTGGCCAGTATGGAGGAGTTCCAGAGG GCTGTGGAGACGATGGATAAAGCTGTGATGCCCTGCCAGGCTTTAGTCCGGATGTTAGCCAAGAAACCAGGCTGGAAGGAGACAAACTTCCAG GTGATGCAGATGAAGCTTCACATCGCAGCTCTTGTTGCTCAGAGAGGACAGTTCTCGAAGACGTCGGCCTCGGTGGTTTTGGACGGTTTGGTGGATAAGATCGGAGACGTTAAATGTGGCGGGAACGCCAAAGAAGCTCTGACGGCGGTCGGAGAGGCGTGCTCGCTGCCGTGGACAGCAGAACAG GTCGTCTCCATGGCGTTCGCACAGAAGAACCCCAAGAACCAGGCAGAGACGCTCAACTGGCTGGCCAACGCCATGAAGGAGTTTGGATTCGCCGG CATCAATGTGAAAGGCTTCATCAACAACGTGAAGACGGCTCTGGGAGCAACAAACCCGGCCGTCCGAACCGCCGCCATCACCCTGCTGGGAGTCATGCACCTCTACATGGGAGCGCCGCTGCGCATGTTCTTTGAGGACGAGAAGCCGGCGCTCCTCTCTCAGATCGACGCCGAGTTTGAAAAG ATGCAGGGCCAGTCTCCTCCAGCTCCAACCAGATTCACCAAGAAGGcggcagcagaggaggagggagatgaAGGAGAGGAGCAGGatgaagatggaggaggaggaggaggaggagggcaggaCATCATGGACTTACTGCCCCGAACGGACATCAG tGATAAGATCTCGTCGGACCTGGTGTCTAAAATCGGGGACAAGAACTGGAAGATCAGGAAAGAGGGTCTGGATGAAACTGCTGCTGTCATCTCAGAGGCCAAATTCATCACAGCCAACATCGGAGAGCTTCCTCTGGCTTTGAAAGGACGACTGGGCGACTCCAATAAAATCCTG GTCCAGCAGACTCTCAGTATTCTGCAGCAGCTCGCTGCAGCCATGGGACCCGGACTCAAGCAACACGTCAAAGCTCTGGGGTTCCCCATCATCACCGTTCTGGGAGACAGCAAG CCCAACTTAAGGACGGCTGCCATGGTGACACTGCAGGCGTGGGTGGAGCAGACGGGGATGAAGGACTGGTTGGAGGGAGAAGATCTGtctgaggagctgaagaggGAGAACCCCTTCCTGAGACAGGAG GTGTTCGGCTGGCTGTCGGAGAAGCTGCCCACCCTGAGGACCGTCCCCGGGGATCTGATGCTGTGCGTCCCTCTGCTCTTCACCTGCCTGGAGGACAGAAACGCTGACGTGCGGAAGAAGGCTCAGGACGCCCTGCCCACCTTCATGATGCATCTGGGATACGACAAGATGATCAAAGCCACGGGCAAACTCAAG CCCGCCTCCAAGGATCAGGTGGTCGCCATGTTGGAAAAGGCCAGAGCAGTGATGCCAGCTAAACCTGCGGTGCTGGCCAaatcaggaggaggaaaaggttCTGCCGAGCCAAGCAGAGCTCCATCAG cctCCAGATCTGCAGCAGCCAGCGAGGATTTCAGTGACAGTAAATCTGAACCAAAGAAAgtccgaggaggaggaggagcggctaAGAAG CCTCCCTCCCCTCCTGAGGATCCTGCCCCCAAGGATAAGGAGAGTAATGGTAGTAAAAAGCCTCCCAGTAAAGGGAAGGCTGCTGCTGGCAGTCAACAG GGGCCAGCTGGTAAGAAGCCTGGAGCTAAAGGCCAGAAGGATGAGGAGGATAAGTCTGGGCCCATCTTTATCCTCATCCCCAACGCCAAGGAGCAGAGGATcaaggaggagaagcagctgaag ATTCTGAAGTGGAACTTCATCACCCCTCGGGACGAATACGTGGAGCAGCTGAAAACCCAGATGTCCACCTGCTTTGCGAAGTGGCTGCAGGACGAGCTGTTTCACTTCGACTTCCAGAGACACGTGAAGGCCATCGGAGTCATGATGGAG CGGTTGGAGAGCGAGAGCGACGCCACCATCAGCTGTTTGGACCTGATCCTGAAGTGGTTCACCTTCCGGTTCTTCGACACCAACACCACGGTCCTGATGAAGGTTCTGGAGTACCTGAAGCTGCTCTTCGCCATGCTCAACAGGGAGAACTACCACCTGACGGAGTACGAAGCCAACTCCTTCGTCCCGTACCTCATACTGAAG GTTGGAGAATCGAAGGATGTTGTTCGTAAAGATGTCCGGGCCATCCTCACCATGCTGTGTAAAGTTTATCCTGCGTCCAAGCTCTTCCCTTTCCTCATGGAGGGAACCAAGTCCAAGAACTCCAAACAGAGAGCCG AGTGTCTGGAGGAATTGGGCTGTTTGATCGAAGGTTACGGCGTGAACGTCTGCCAGCCGACTCCCGCCAAATCTCTGAAGGAGATCGCCGTCCACATCGGGGACAGGGACACGTCTGTCCGCAACGCCGCCCTGAACACGGTGGTGGCCGTCTACAACGTCTGCGGGGACCAGGTCTACAAACTGATCGGAAAC CTGTCGGAGAAGGACATGAGCATGTTGGAGGAGAGAATCAAACGGTCGGCGAAGAAGACGCACGCGGCGGCGCCGGCCAAACAGAACGCCGCGGAGAAAACTCAGCGAGAACACCCGACAAACCCCAACGCCACCTTCCTCCGAAAGCCGGCGCAGGAAGACCCCAACAAGCTCAA AATAATGTATCGCACGTATAGGAT CCATTCCCGTCAGAACGCTCAGCACAACGAGCCGTCCCACCCGTCCATCCCCAAGGAGTTCCAGTTGGACCTGGACATGATCGAGCGGGACCAGAGCCGCGTGAGCGAGCTGCCGGACCTGGTCCAACACAAGCTGGACGAGCTGCTGGAGCCCATCATGATCCCCGAGCCGAA GATTCGCTCCGTGTCGCCACATTTCGACGACCTCCACAACAGCACGGCCTCCACCATCAACTTCGTCATCTCTCAGGTGGCGAGTGGTGACATCAGCACCAGCATCCAGGCGCTGGCTCAG ATCGACGAGGTCCTGCGACAGGAGGACAAGGCGGACGTCATGTCGGGACACATCGACCAGCTGCTCATCGCCACCATCATGCAGCTGAGGCTCATCAACAGCAGGTACCTGGCTCACGACCGCGTGGACAAGAGGGACGTCATCAAACTGTACAGCTGCATCATCGGGAACATGCTGTCT CTCTTCTCCGTGGAGCCTCTGGCCAAGGAGGCGTCGGTGGGCGTCCTGAAGGACCTGATGCACGGCCTGATCACGCTGATGCTGGACAGCAGGGTGGAGGACGTGGAGGATGGGACGCAGGTCATCCGGTCGGTCAACCTGCTGGTGATCCGAGTCCTGGAACACTCGGACCAGACCAACATGATCAG cgctCTGCTCGAGCTGCTGCAGGACACTCTGATCTCCACCGTGGTGTCCTCCACCTTCTCCGAGCTCATCATGAAG TGTCTGTGGAGGATGATCCGCCTCCTCCCAGAAACCATCAACAGCATCAACCTGGACCGGATCCTGCTGGACGTCCACAACTTCATGAAGGTTTTCCCCAAAGAgaaactgaagcagctgaagaccGACGTCCCTCACCGGACCCTGAAGACGCTGTTACACACTCTGTGCAAGCTGACCGGAGCCAAG ATCCTGGATCACCTGTCAATGATCGAGAACAGGAACGAGTCCGAGCTGGAGCCCTACCTGAGGCGGGTCGTCAAACAGTACGGGAACCTGTCGGGGTCCAAGAGCGACCGGGGCAACGAGAAGGGCGGCCTGCGCACG GACGATCACATGTCAAAGGCGAAGGTCAGCGACGTTCTGTCTGAGATCTTTAAGAAGATCGGCTCCAAAGAGAACACTAAAGAG GGTCTGATGGAGCTCTACGAGTACAAACAGAAGTATTCTGACGCAGATCTGGAGCCGTTCCTCAAAAACACCTCGCAGTTCTTCCAGAGCTACGTGGAGCGAGGCCTCCGCATGATCGAGTCTGAGAGGGAGGGCAAAACCCGGATCCAGAGCTCCTCAG tgatCCCGCAGCACGGCGTGGACTCCAGTCTGAGCAGCAACAACGACGAGCTGAAACCGGCCGTTTACTACGAGAGGCTGAAGATCCTCCGACAGAGGCAGGGCCTGGAGAACACGTCCAGG CAGGGCGTCGGCGGGAACGAGGACGAGCCTCCTCAGCGCCCGGCCATCTCCTCGCTGCTGTCCTCCAAGCCGCCGGTGGCGTCGTCCACGGACATGCTCCACAGCAAGCTGTCGCAGCTCAAAGAGTCCCGCGAGCTCTACCAGCAGGAGCACAACGCGCACGCCAACTCCCCGACCCACGGCCGCTCCGCCCCCGCCAACCTGGACGACCTGAAGAAACGTCTGGAGCGGATAAAGAGCAACCGGcagtga